From Microbacterium sp. 10M-3C3:
GCGACATCTTCGCGGTCGTCATGCGCGGCGCGCAGCAGTCGCTCATGGTGATGGTGATCGCCGGCGTCGTCGCCACGATCATCGGCGTCGTGATCGGCGCGCTCTCGGGCTACTACCGCAAGAGCGTGGATGCGGTCCTCATGCGCTTCACGGACATCGTCATCACCATCCCGCTCATCGTCATCGGCGCGGTGCTCGGCAACGCGCTCGGCTCGCTGGGTGCGGCGGTGCTGGGTGTCGTGATCGGACTCTTCGCGTGGACCGCCATGGCGCGGCTCGTGCGCGGCGAGTTCCTCTCGCTGCGCGAGCGCGAGTTCGTGGATGCGGCGCGGGTGTCGGGCGCGCGGGACCGCCGGATCATCTTCCGGCACATCCTGCCCAACGCCGTCGGCGTCATCGTCGTGAACGCGACGCTGCTGATGGCCGGTGCGATTCTTCTGGAGTCCGCGCTGAGCTACCTCGGCTTCGGCGTCGTGAACCCCGACACCTCGCTCGGGAAGATCGTGTCCGACAACCAGGCGGCGTTCTCGACGCGTCCGTGGCTGTTCTGGTGGCCCGGCATCTTCATCATCGCGATCGCGCTGTGCGTCAACTTCATCGGCGACGGCCTGCGCGACGCGTTCGACCCGCGTCAGAAGAAGATGCCGAGCGAGCGCGCGATGCGTCGTGCGGGCCGCGGGGGCGGACCGGTGCCGGTGGCCCTCGCGGAGGCGGGCGCCGAGACGGAG
This genomic window contains:
- a CDS encoding ABC transporter permease, giving the protein MTTTENPTDEREALAQAEVSIEQKETEGLSQGQIVRRRFFRHRGAVVGMIVLAFIVVLSFSSVGVNLWGLRITGWWPYSWDQIPPKVNNGVPTLSLIPEFLGGAGIRFGDHPFGQDEVGRDIFAVVMRGAQQSLMVMVIAGVVATIIGVVIGALSGYYRKSVDAVLMRFTDIVITIPLIVIGAVLGNALGSLGAAVLGVVIGLFAWTAMARLVRGEFLSLREREFVDAARVSGARDRRIIFRHILPNAVGVIVVNATLLMAGAILLESALSYLGFGVVNPDTSLGKIVSDNQAAFSTRPWLFWWPGIFIIAIALCVNFIGDGLRDAFDPRQKKMPSERAMRRAGRGGGPVPVALAEAGAETEPRASTVTVGGEAAFTGDVTNYHDPRPEEPGDRRHEPLDPER